One Embleya scabrispora DNA segment encodes these proteins:
- a CDS encoding calcium-binding protein, whose product MSVKRWFAQLTAVLLVVAGGTAGTTIVAVAAPTAALAGPTLVYQENDVVHVIASPGAVNDIRTSGETDEFLVVEELATSMVVGDGCTKYTDHKVRCHMETDWTSLEIDAGDKNDSLDIQFRTWSTDVCKANGAAGDDTIRVSGCTALGDAGNDTIRVMESANVQAGLGNDRIIVSYTATGTARNVSGGPGKDVVNFAAATGPVSVTLDDARNDGQEGYQTIDIRSDVEDLEGGPYGDAFVGSAIANNLDGGAGNDLILGGEGADTLIGGSGNDELHGDGGLDTLNGGLGIDRCDVGAGGGTRIDCELP is encoded by the coding sequence ATGTCGGTGAAACGGTGGTTCGCACAGCTCACCGCCGTGTTGCTCGTGGTTGCGGGCGGCACTGCCGGCACCACCATCGTCGCCGTGGCGGCACCTACGGCCGCGCTGGCGGGCCCCACGCTGGTGTACCAGGAGAACGACGTGGTGCACGTGATCGCGTCGCCGGGCGCGGTGAACGACATCCGCACCTCCGGGGAAACGGACGAGTTCCTTGTGGTGGAGGAGTTGGCCACCTCGATGGTGGTCGGCGACGGCTGCACGAAGTACACCGACCACAAGGTGAGATGCCACATGGAGACCGACTGGACGAGCCTGGAGATCGATGCCGGCGACAAGAACGACTCACTGGACATCCAGTTTCGGACCTGGTCCACGGACGTGTGCAAGGCGAACGGCGCCGCGGGTGACGACACGATCCGGGTGTCCGGCTGCACGGCCCTCGGAGATGCCGGAAACGACACCATTCGTGTCATGGAGAGTGCGAACGTGCAGGCCGGGCTGGGGAACGACCGGATCATCGTCAGCTATACCGCCACCGGCACCGCGCGCAACGTCTCGGGCGGCCCCGGCAAGGACGTGGTCAACTTCGCCGCCGCGACCGGTCCGGTGTCGGTCACGCTGGACGACGCACGCAACGACGGGCAGGAGGGATACCAGACCATCGACATCCGCTCCGACGTCGAGGACCTGGAAGGCGGTCCCTACGGCGACGCCTTCGTCGGTTCCGCCATCGCCAACAACCTGGACGGCGGCGCGGGCAACGACCTGATCCTGGGCGGCGAGGGCGCCGACACCCTGATCGGCGGATCGGGCAACGACGAACTCCACGGCGATGGCGGCTTGGACACGCTCAACGGCGGATTGGGCATCGATCGATGCGACGTCGGCGCCGGCGGCGGAACCCGCATCGACTGCGAACTCCCCTGA